A DNA window from Thermoflexus sp. contains the following coding sequences:
- a CDS encoding ABC transporter permease produces the protein MIRYIARRMLWNLLVLWVITLITFGLMHAVPGGPFDREKPLPPEIKANIEAKYHLDQPVVVQYLYYMRDLLVPRYSLTLPTSLQEDALIRWKIGPGYFLWINLGPSYSSRSRSVNDIIRQNLPISFELGMYALLVAVGIGIPLGILAALHQNTFLDYLGMSMAIFGVSVPVIVLGPILVSIFGVWLKWLPPTGWGTPQHAIMPSIALGLASSALIARLTRASLLQVIREDYIRTARAKGLAERLVIIRHALRNSLIPVVTVLGPLFAALVTGTFVTETIFGIPGLGRYFVTSITNRDHPVIMGTILIYAIFLVIANLVVDITYAFLDPRIRYT, from the coding sequence ATGATTCGCTATATCGCGCGGCGGATGCTGTGGAATCTCCTGGTCCTGTGGGTGATCACTTTGATCACCTTTGGCCTGATGCACGCGGTCCCCGGCGGACCTTTCGATCGGGAGAAGCCGCTACCCCCCGAGATCAAGGCCAACATCGAGGCTAAGTATCACCTGGATCAGCCCGTGGTGGTCCAGTATCTCTATTACATGCGCGATCTGCTGGTTCCCCGCTATTCGCTCACCCTTCCGACTTCCCTTCAGGAAGATGCGCTCATTCGCTGGAAGATCGGGCCGGGCTATTTCCTCTGGATCAACCTGGGCCCCTCGTATTCCTCCCGCAGCCGCTCCGTGAACGACATCATCCGCCAGAACCTACCTATTTCCTTCGAGCTGGGGATGTATGCCCTGCTGGTAGCGGTCGGGATCGGGATCCCTCTGGGCATCCTGGCAGCCCTCCATCAGAACACCTTCCTGGATTACCTCGGAATGAGCATGGCGATCTTCGGGGTCTCTGTGCCGGTCATCGTCCTGGGGCCGATCCTGGTTTCCATTTTCGGGGTATGGCTCAAATGGCTGCCGCCGACCGGGTGGGGGACCCCCCAGCATGCGATCATGCCGTCGATCGCCCTGGGGCTGGCCAGCTCTGCCCTCATCGCCCGTCTCACCCGGGCCAGCCTGCTTCAGGTGATCCGGGAGGATTACATCCGCACCGCCCGGGCCAAGGGCTTGGCGGAGCGCCTGGTCATTATCCGCCACGCCCTCCGGAACTCTCTGATCCCCGTGGTCACTGTCCTCGGTCCCCTCTTCGCCGCCCTGGTGACCGGGACCTTTGTGACGGAGACGATCTTTGGCATCCCCGGGCTGGGCCGATATTTCGTCACCAGCATCACCAACCGGGATCACCCGGTGATCATGGGGACGATCCTGATCTACGCGATCTTCCTGGTGATCGCCAATCTGGTGGTGGACATCACCTACGCCTTCCTGGATCCCCGGATCCGGTATACTTAA